Proteins from one Caulobacter sp. 73W genomic window:
- a CDS encoding PepSY-associated TM helix domain-containing protein, whose translation MSQAKTSSQSRSFWLKHLHNWHWISSAICLVGMILFAATGITLNHAALIEAKPKVTVKEAVLPDDMIAALAVNAPAEKGPLQAPVAKWIGKTMKVDVTGREGEWSEDEVYVALARPGGDAWISVDRVTGDISYEKTTRGVVSYLNDLHKGRNTGPAWMWFLDVFAVACLVFCITGLCLLQMHAGARPSTWPMVGLGIVIPLLLVILFIHS comes from the coding sequence CCAGCCAAAGCCGTTCCTTTTGGCTCAAGCATCTGCACAACTGGCACTGGATCAGTTCGGCCATTTGCCTGGTCGGCATGATTCTGTTCGCGGCCACGGGCATCACCCTGAATCACGCCGCTCTGATCGAGGCCAAGCCGAAGGTTACCGTCAAGGAAGCGGTGCTGCCGGACGACATGATCGCCGCGCTGGCGGTCAATGCGCCCGCCGAGAAAGGTCCGCTGCAGGCGCCTGTCGCCAAGTGGATCGGCAAGACCATGAAGGTCGACGTGACGGGACGCGAAGGCGAATGGTCGGAGGACGAGGTCTATGTCGCCCTGGCCCGCCCCGGAGGAGACGCCTGGATCAGCGTCGACCGGGTCACCGGCGACATCTCCTATGAGAAGACCACGCGCGGCGTGGTCAGCTACCTGAACGACCTGCACAAGGGCCGCAACACCGGCCCGGCGTGGATGTGGTTCCTCGACGTCTTCGCGGTCGCCTGCCTCGTCTTCTGCATCACCGGTCTTTGCCTGCTGCAGATGCACGCCGGGGCGCGGCCCAGCACCTGGCCGATGGTGGGACTTGGGATCGTCATCCCCCTGCTCCTCGTCATCCTGTTCATTCATTCCTGA
- a CDS encoding DUF2271 domain-containing protein, which translates to MRKALPALALGSLAATPALAADLNVTVEIPRLSVAEYHRPYVAIWLERPDQTAVGTFAVWYDTKLKNNEGEKWLKDIRQWWRRAGREMSFPVDGVTTPTRAPGRHTINFNSAKGPLKGLPAGEYMLVVEAAREVGGRELVKVPVQWPPKAAKTTSAKGATELGAVTVVAKP; encoded by the coding sequence ATGCGGAAAGCCCTGCCCGCCCTGGCTCTTGGGAGCCTCGCCGCCACTCCGGCCCTGGCGGCCGACCTGAACGTGACGGTGGAGATCCCCCGCCTGTCGGTGGCCGAGTATCACCGCCCTTACGTCGCGATCTGGCTGGAGCGCCCCGACCAGACCGCCGTCGGCACCTTCGCGGTCTGGTACGACACCAAGCTGAAGAACAACGAAGGCGAAAAGTGGCTGAAGGATATCCGCCAATGGTGGCGTCGAGCTGGCCGTGAAATGAGCTTCCCGGTCGATGGCGTCACCACCCCGACCCGCGCGCCCGGCCGCCACACCATCAACTTCAATAGCGCCAAGGGGCCTCTGAAGGGCCTTCCGGCCGGCGAGTACATGCTGGTCGTGGAAGCCGCCCGTGAAGTCGGCGGCCGCGAACTGGTCAAGGTTCCGGTCCAGTGGCCGCCCAAGGCCGCCAAGACCACCAGCGCCAAGGGCGCGACCGAGCTGGGCGCCGTCACCGTCGTCGCCAAACCCTAA
- a CDS encoding DUF4198 domain-containing protein, whose amino-acid sequence MKNTLRLALTAAIIAAAPMAAHAHRMWMLPSATVLSGNDPWLTVDAAVSNDLFYFEHQPMRLDGVKAFAPDGTEAKIENASTGRYRSTFDVHLTQNGTYKVTTGGDMLSGSYKVGTETKRWRGVQPEIPAGATDVKVSQNQRRLEIFVTKGAPTTTVLAPTGKGLELVPVTHPNDLFAGEEATFKLLLDGKPAGDVEVEVVPGGIRYRDNLNDFKVKTTADGSFKVKWPEAGMYWLEAGVRGGAASVPNAERSATYITVLEVLKP is encoded by the coding sequence ATGAAGAACACCCTGCGCCTGGCGCTGACCGCCGCGATCATCGCCGCCGCCCCGATGGCGGCCCACGCTCACCGCATGTGGATGCTGCCGTCGGCCACCGTGCTGTCGGGCAATGACCCGTGGCTCACCGTGGACGCGGCCGTGTCCAACGACCTGTTCTACTTCGAGCACCAGCCGATGCGCCTGGACGGTGTAAAGGCCTTCGCGCCGGACGGCACTGAAGCCAAGATCGAGAACGCCTCGACCGGCCGCTATCGCTCGACCTTCGACGTCCATCTGACCCAGAACGGCACCTACAAGGTGACCACCGGCGGCGACATGCTGAGCGGCTCCTACAAGGTCGGTACGGAAACCAAGCGCTGGCGCGGCGTGCAGCCGGAAATCCCGGCCGGCGCGACGGATGTGAAGGTCAGCCAGAACCAGCGCCGCCTGGAAATCTTCGTGACCAAGGGCGCGCCGACCACCACCGTCCTGGCTCCGACGGGCAAGGGCCTGGAACTGGTTCCGGTCACCCACCCTAACGACCTGTTCGCGGGCGAGGAAGCCACCTTCAAGCTGCTGCTGGACGGCAAGCCGGCCGGCGACGTGGAAGTCGAAGTGGTCCCGGGCGGCATCCGCTATCGCGACAACCTCAACGACTTCAAGGTGAAGACGACCGCCGACGGCTCGTTCAAGGTGAAGTGGCCCGAAGCCGGCATGTACTGGCTGGAGGCCGGTGTTCGCGGCGGCGCGGCCTCCGTGCCGAACGCCGAACGCTCGGCGACCTACATCACCGT